A stretch of Chitinophaga caeni DNA encodes these proteins:
- a CDS encoding sulfatase family protein — MKNWITKQFIYCCLFMFIGLNAAIAQEKPNIIVIYADDLGYGDVSCYGMHRIHTPNIDALTDKGVKFTNAYATSATCTPSRYGILTGKYPWRQKNTGVAPGDASLIIPTDKKTMPAMLQDAGYKTAAIGKWHLGLGAPGTTVDWNTEIKPGPLELGFDYAYIMPATLDRVPCVFMENRHVDHLDPNDPITVSYKHKVGNDPTGKENPELLRMRTDPRQGHDQTIVDSISRIGWMTGGNSARWKDKDIAGIITDKAIQFMKSNKDQPFFVYFATGDIHVPRYPHSQFRGKSGMGLRGDAILQLDYTVGRLIAALKELNVYDNTLIIFSSDNGPVLNDGYLDQAEELLGNHKPAGPLRGGKYSAFEAGARVPMIVKWPAKMKKSKVSRTLIGQVDLYASLAALTGQNITGGNAPDSKNMLAQLLGNSKKDRPELVTQGGPLSLIEGNWKYISPSKGRRFAEAVKIELGNDPQPQLYRIDKDVHEEVNLAEKYPDRVKAMQAKLEAIKHSH; from the coding sequence ATGAAAAATTGGATTACCAAGCAATTCATTTATTGCTGTCTCTTTATGTTTATAGGGCTAAATGCCGCCATAGCTCAAGAAAAACCTAATATCATTGTTATTTATGCAGATGACCTGGGTTACGGAGATGTAAGTTGTTACGGTATGCATAGGATCCATACTCCTAATATCGATGCCTTGACCGATAAAGGTGTGAAGTTTACAAATGCATACGCGACATCGGCAACCTGCACCCCTTCCCGCTACGGCATTCTTACAGGAAAATACCCCTGGCGACAAAAAAATACGGGTGTCGCGCCCGGCGATGCATCATTAATTATCCCGACTGATAAGAAAACGATGCCGGCCATGTTGCAAGATGCCGGCTATAAAACCGCTGCCATTGGCAAATGGCACTTAGGTTTAGGAGCGCCCGGCACTACGGTGGATTGGAACACCGAGATAAAACCGGGACCTTTGGAATTAGGATTCGATTATGCATATATAATGCCCGCTACGCTGGATCGCGTTCCCTGCGTGTTCATGGAAAACAGGCATGTGGATCATTTAGATCCAAATGATCCGATCACGGTAAGCTACAAACATAAAGTCGGCAATGATCCTACCGGGAAAGAAAATCCGGAGTTATTAAGGATGCGTACTGATCCCAGGCAAGGGCACGATCAAACAATCGTGGACAGCATCAGCAGGATCGGTTGGATGACCGGTGGAAATAGCGCCCGCTGGAAGGATAAAGATATTGCAGGTATCATTACAGATAAAGCCATACAGTTCATGAAATCGAATAAAGATCAGCCTTTCTTTGTCTATTTCGCAACCGGGGACATCCACGTACCGAGGTACCCGCATAGCCAGTTTCGCGGTAAAAGCGGCATGGGATTGCGTGGGGATGCCATTCTGCAATTGGATTATACGGTAGGTCGATTAATCGCCGCATTAAAAGAATTAAATGTTTATGATAATACACTGATCATCTTCAGTAGTGATAATGGCCCAGTTTTGAATGATGGTTATTTAGACCAGGCAGAAGAATTGTTAGGCAACCATAAACCCGCGGGCCCCCTACGAGGTGGTAAATACAGCGCATTCGAAGCGGGTGCGAGGGTACCGATGATTGTTAAATGGCCGGCGAAGATGAAAAAATCAAAGGTATCTCGTACATTGATTGGTCAAGTTGATTTATATGCTTCCTTGGCTGCATTAACCGGACAAAATATAACAGGTGGAAATGCCCCGGATAGCAAAAATATGCTGGCTCAATTGTTGGGTAATTCGAAGAAAGATCGCCCTGAATTAGTTACGCAAGGTGGCCCATTGTCTTTAATAGAAGGTAATTGGAAATATATCAGTCCATCTAAAGGTAGAAGATTTGCTGAAGCTGTGAAAATTGAATTGGGAAATGATCCGCAACCGCAATTATACCGGATCGATAAAGACGTGCATGAAGAAGTAAACCTGGCGGAAAAATATCCGGATCGTGTTAAAGCGATGCAAGCAAAGTTAGAGGCGATTAAACATAGCCATTAA